CTTTGATATAAGTTTCGATGAGGTTCTCTTTGCCGGGAAAGAGTTTTAATAGCGATTTCTTATTTTTGAATTTGAGCGGAGTGCCATCACGGAAAATACAATACTCATTCTGATTGGCGAGTTTATAAACTTCAGTGTATTGATTTTCGTAAGTGCTATAGTTTAACTGATTCGTATTCAGAGTTTCCACTTTAGCCTGTTGCGTTACGCCGAAAGCATTTTTATATCCCTGGGATGCATTCTTCAACAACCAGTTTATACCGATAAGACCATTCGGTATCTGCAGTATCTCATAGAAACCGGATCCGGTCGGAATGAATCTGGCATTCCCAATATAGACCGTATCGATCTGGGCAACGTTGGTAAGGAGCATTTCTTCCGAACCGTTTTTGAACATCATCTTCTGATTGCCGGCATCGTAGTTAAGCTCTGCCATTGTCTTGGAGTTGTTCTTCATTAACACGACACCTTTCGAGTAATCTTCAAAAAGCATCTGACGTTTCTTCTGTGCATTAACACTACCTACGGTTGCTATACAGCACAGGATGGTGATTAACAGGTATGTTCTCATTGTAGTAGAATATGGGAAAGAGCAGTTACAATTCTGTAACTACTCTTCCGCGGTTATTAATAAAAGAATTAATTCTTTGGTCCTTCACCCCATTGCGGAGCACCCTGATCCTGCCAGGTACGTTCTGAGTTCAGAATAGATGTGTTTGCATCGCCGGCACCTGTAATGGTATAACCCTGTGCTGCATAGGCATCTCTCTGGATCTGATACAACTGGCTCGTTTCGTTAGGAACACCTGTCTGGAAACGACGAGGGAAATTGGTCACAGGAATAGATGCAAAATTCTCACGGCTGATAAACTGTGAATTGAATTTAGGCAAGCCTGAACGGCGGGCTGTAACAAACTGGTCATAAGGATACATGGTGAAGTTGATCAACTGCTGCAAGTATACTTTTTCCAGTTGTTCGCTGGTTGAACCGGTCAGCTGATAATCGGCTGATGCCAGCATCGCTTCGATCTCTCCGCTTTTCAGTTCGATGGAAACTTCGTTCGGGTCATAATCGTACGTAGTACCATAGTAAGCAATCTGGTTTAATTCAGCTGCTTTATCGTATTCCTGAACAGACAGTTTGACACCCTGTGTGAAATAGCTTTCAGCCGTACCAGGCAGGTTGGCTCCCAATAATTTGAACTCTGCCAGATACAGGTTTACCTCACCACCGCCTAAGTACAGTCCGTACCAGGGACGGCTGTCGTTTTTAGTGATTACAGGACCGCCCGGAGGAGTCGGCATTGTAAAGTTATAGTTACGTCCGATAACCATTTGATGCTGATACATGGAGTAGGGGCGATACGTTTTTGCACTTTGACCGTTTTCGTCAGTAATTTTGTAGCGGTTGCTATAGTCAAACCATTCACCGTAGACAGCTGTATTATTGCTGGCATTATATTCAACCGGAAGACCGTAATAACGTACCCAAGGTTCGCCCATTCCTTTCCATCTCACGAATGTTTTCTTTCCGCCAGTGGTTGTATATTCAACGTTTTCCTCGATATAAGAAGGAATCGCCTTGCCTTGATCGTAGAATTCCTGAACGATTTTAGAGTTCCAGTCGTTTTTACGGTATTGGAAACGAACGCGAGGGTCTTTGTTTTTAAGCATGAAATTGACTATGCGCTGATTGGAAGCCATTCCATCCATAAAGCCGTTGCTCCAGTGGTAAATGTAATCATTATTGCTTGAGTTTACGATACCTTTATTGAACAGCATGGCATCAGCCAAAGAGTCGATATAGCCACAAGAGGCATTGGCCACTTCCGAAGCAATCGTCAGTGCGCGTGCCTTATCTTGAGAAATCAGACGGGCTGCGATTTTCAGTTTCATTGAATTGGCCGCTTTTGCCCACTTGGCACGGTCACCTTTGAAGACAATATCCTGTTCGCTTTCAAAAATCTGCTCGGTAGCAGAAGCCGTAGTGAATACGGTGATGGCATTGTCCAGCTGACTCAGCCACAAGGTGTACAAGTCGGCGATTCTGTCGTAAGCCGGAGTCAGCGTACCGCCATGCAGGGCATTACCCGCTTCCGTAAACTGAATATCCCCGTTGATATCACTGCTGGAAAGAGCCAGATAGGCTGTAAGCACATCCACACAAGCGGCTGTTGTCGCATGTTTGGCTGCATCTTCTTCGCTCATGTTGGAGCGCAAGTAGGTAATTTCGTGAGCCAGTTTCAATACTCTCACATAATTAACGCCACCGGTAACGGTTGTCAGTGCAGAACTTTCCGTGAAGCTGCCTGTCGGTACCGCCATCTGCGTCCATGATGTCAGCATCGGTGCGTCGTAGAACCAGTAGGTGTAATCAAACGGATCGAAATCCATCACAGCCATTGCAAACAGATAGGAGGGATCACCCACAGTCACCTGCGAAGGGCTGGAGTTGATATCTGCGAAATCGTCACGGCATCCGGTCGTGCACACTAAGGCTACACCCAGGCCGAATCCCATTAATATATTACTATATTTGTTCATATTTCAATTAATTTAAAGTTTCTTGTTTAGTTTAGAATCCGACATTAATAGTAAATGTGTAGTTAGCAGTCAAGCCGTTGAAAGAACGGATACGGAACTCGGAAGCAGATGTACCGCGGACAGATTCCGGATTGATCTTATTCGGCATCGTGTTCAGCAGGTAGCCCAGGTTACGTCCGGACACCGACAGGTTCAGATGCTGTGCACCCAATTTATGCGCAATCTTGTTAGGCATTCTGTAGGATACGGTGATTTCACGTACTGCGATGTAGTTTAGTTTCTTCACCCAGTCGTCGTTTACTGTACCTGTTCCCCATGCATTGTTCCAGTAATGCCATGCCGAAGCGTGTTGCGGGTCAACAAGTCCCTGGTCGTACAGCGCCTGGTAGGTTTCGCCACCGTCGGCTACCGTATAAGAACTTCCGTTCGGCAGAGGAATAGATGTTCCGCCTTCGATCAGACCAACAGGGATTAAGCCGTCGTTATACTGCTGGCCGTCCCAGATGGAAGTATAGCTCATACCGCCGTTTTCTGCGTCACGCCATTTCAGAGAGCTTTCCGTGAAGCCGTATGCCAGACCATAACGGTTTGCATAAGACGCAACATAACCGCCGAAGCGCATATCAAACAAAGCGCGCAGGCTCCAGTTCTTATACGTAAGCGAAGTACTTACGGAACCCAGGAAGTCGGGAACCATCGAACCGATTTTTTCTGCTTCGCCGCTACGCTGGTAGTACATGGCATGCATACCTCTGTCGCCACCGTAATAAGAAGTCGCGTTCAATATAGGCAGACCGGTCTTTTCGTCGATCTTGGCTTTCGAGTCACTCATCAATACCCCGTAAGATTCACCCACCTTGGCAACTGAACCGACACGGTAATTACCGTAAGCCACCTCACCACTCAACGTGATATAATCGGCTACGTTCGGGTGCAGTTCAACGATTTTGTTGTTGTTCTTGGTGTATGTGAAGTTCAAATCCCACTGCCAGTCTTTGTTTTTGAACGGTGTCGTGTTCAAGGCAATTTCCAACCCCTTGTTTTCGATATTACCCGCATTGATATACTGGCTGCTGATACCGGAGATACCCGGAACGCTGATCGACATGATCTGGTCTTTTGTATTTTCCTTATAATAAGTCATGTCGATACCGATACGATTATTCAGGAAACGCCAGTCCAAACCGATCTCCCAAGCGTTCTTACGTTCAGGTTTCAGATTTGTGGAATAAGCCGTTGATGGGATGCTCAGCGCGTATACGTTGCCACCACCTTGCAGCTGGGCTGTCAATAATGAATAAGCCGAATTGATTGTATAAGCATCCGTGTCATTACCTACCTGTGCCCATGATCCGCGCAGTTTGGCGAAAGAGATCCATTCCGGAAGCTGTTCGCGGAACGTTTCGTGAGCCAGCCAGGAGGCCGAAATAGACGGATAGAAATAGGAGTAGTTACCATGTGTATCCGAATAAACCAGGGCAGACGACCAGTCGTTACGTCCGGTCACATCCAGGAATAACTGATCTCTCCAGCTTGCACTTGCCTGGAAGGATATGGACAACATACGTTTTTCCCCTTCTATCTTACCGCTGTAAGACGGTGTATTGATAGAGTTGGCAATAAAATACTGGTTAGGAACAACCAGACCACCGTTTGTATTTTCAGCCATAGTCTGTTGTATATTGTTGTAATACTCACCGCGGATAAACCCGCCGAATGTGAAATCACCTACGCTCTTGTTGAATGTAAATGCAGCATTCAGGTTGGTCTGTTCTTTCGAGTAGAGTCCCATTCCGTAATAACCGCTTCGCTTGTTTGCATAGTCTGTTCCCGGCTGTTTCTCTTCATAACGTCTGTAGTAATAGTTGTAGTTACCTTCCGCGCGGAATTTCATCCAGTCGGTCAGCTCCACGTTCAATACCAATGTCGGACGTACGGAAGTCTCTTTCTGACGATAGTCGTTTTCGTAGATATTCCACCAGGTACCTCTTCCCGGGTTATTACCATATTCGTCACCATAGCCGGAATTGGCCTGACCTCCGTGAGTACCTTTGTAGCGTTTGCGGAAATACTGGGTATCATACGTACGTCCCCAGGTACCGTCTACGAACAACTCTCCGATATTCGGCTGTGCGTTCTTTGGATTTGAATTGGCGAAGGCGATGGATGCTTCCACCTCAATCTTGTCGGTTACCTTGTGCGATGCTTTAGCCAGGAACGATGTACGGTCGAAGCTGTTGTTCGGCAGTGTACCGCTTGCATACTTATAAGACAGAGAAGTATAGAAAGAGGTCTTTTCGCTGCTACCGCTGACAGATACGTTGGTATTGCTGTTGAATCCCAAATTGTACGCATCTTTAAAGTTATTCTCTACCGGGCTATAGGCGATAGTTGAATAGTCATAGTTTTCAATGCTGCTTCCGTCGAACGCCGGTCCCCAATGACGACCTGTTCCACCGGTAAGGGTATGATTACCTGCTGAGTTCAGATAGAACTGGCCGATGTTGTCGTACAGGTAGTAGTTGCCGCTGGCATCCGTCTCACCATAACTGACATTACCTGTGTACTGTCCGCGTCCGTACTTGTTCTGTAACTTCGGTTGTTTGAACATATGGTCGATACCGAATGTCTGTGAAACATTCACACCGATACCCTGCTTGCCTTTACCCGATTTTGTCGTGATAACGACCGCGCCGTTCAAACCGCGTGAACCATACAGGGCGGTAGCGGCTGCACCTTTCAGTACAGATACCGTTTCAAAGTCATCCGGGTTCAGGTTCTTCAGCTCATTACCGTAGTCGTAGTTGTTGGCATTCCAGTCTGCATCACCGTCGCGGATGGCGTTATCCAGGATAATACCGTCTACTACATAAATAGGCTGGTTGTTTTTACCCAGTGTAGATGCACCACGGATCTGAATCTTGGTCGCACCGAACATACCACCGTCAGAACCGGCAATTTCAACCCCAGCCACTTTACCCTGTAAAGCAGAAACCGGGTTGATTGCGTTGTTCAGCAATTCTTCACCTTTCAATTCGGTAACGGCATATCCCAATGCTTTCGTTTCGCGTTTCATACCCAAAGCGGTAACAACCACTTCATCCAGAGCTTGTGAATCTTCCTTTAACGACACGCGTAGGGAGGGCTGTCCGGTATACCGGATGTCCTGTGAGGCGTAGCCGATAAACGAGACCTGGATAGTGGCTCCGTTTTGTACGTTTTCCAGTGTAAAATTACCATTCACGTCGGTAATTGTACCATTAGTGGTTCCTTTCACAACGATAGAGGCTCCGGCAACGGGGCCGAAGTTGTCCTCTACTACTCCGGTGACTTTCCCATTCTGTTGGGTAATCCCGGAACTTTGCTTACTTGGCATCAGATCTGCATATGCGCTTCCGGAGAAACCGAGTGCGCCAGCGATCAGAATTAAGCTGACAGGCTTTAAGTTTTTCAACATAATTGATAGTTTTTAGATTACTGAAGTGTTATTTTGGCGAATAAGCACTTCTTTATTTAAAATGATAATAATGTATTAAGCTATGTAATTTAACGTCTGTGTAAAAAAATCATTAGTGATCCTCATAGTTCTAAAAGAACAATGGTGATATTAACAATTTAAATAGCTGAATTTCAATGCTTACGTAAAATTATTAAACACTTATTTGCATTTAAAACAAGCGCTGTTCATACCTTTTTTGCAGCTTTTGAGAACATTTTGTTTAGTAAATATTTATTAAACGATTTTTGGGAGAAGAGGCAACGTCCGGATTTTCACTATTTATATAAATTTTACTTAATTGGGCGTCACCCTTTAATGAAGTGGTTTTAATGTCTTGTAATATAGTGAAATAGGTGGTGACGCCCTGGTAGAAAGCAGCGTCACCCCTCTTGTTTTATAAAAGCTCTGTCACATGATAGTAATTGCCTGTTTTGGTATGTTTTTTGGTCACATTGTTTTTTAGCAGTATTCGTCCGAACAAAGCCATATTGCGGATACCCGTTTTTATTTTGCTGCGTTGTTCGATCCGCCTTAATATTTCAGCGGCAGGAAGAAGTTCGCCCTTTTCTCCGACCTCCGGCTGTCGGAAATACTGGAAGAAGAGCTGTTCTTCAATCGGGATCTGCTGGAACTGGTGGTTATTGCGGATAATGGCTGTCTCTTCGTCGGATGTGAACCAATACCGTTCGTTAGTACGTAATGCGGCAGCCGCCTGGGCATACAGCTGGCTATGATTAACCGACAGGCTGTGATCGATAGTCCCGTTCAGTTCGATACAGATGAAACGGCGGCTTCCGGTCGGGTCGCTCAGTAGGTCTGCATTGTTGGAGGTCGCAATGAAAGAGGCGTATCTCTTCATCGACTGGACACTGCGCTTGTAAGGCCGGCGGGCATTGATGACCGGTTTTTGCAGGATATTTCGCGGTATTCGACATCCTCTTTCAGGAGGTTGTATCTGAACTCATACCTCCGTTTCATAAATTCATCCGTCTGCATGGCCAGTGCCTGTTCCGGGCGGATGCAGGGCTTTCTACCGAAACCGGAAGAAAGTCGGTAAACATTCCGGATCGTAGTCCGTATCTCCGTTTCAAAGATCCGGAAATGAGAATGGATGAGGAGCCATTTGATTACTTCTTCTTCCGGTATACCGCTGCGGAAGCAATTTTCGGCCAGGCAGGTCAGAAAAGGCTTGATGTCTTTTTCTTCCCTGCGGTAGCCGCTTGTCTCCATCGCTTGCTGCAATGAATTTTCGAAGAGCAGTGAGATGATGCGGCTTCGTTCATGACCGGGAGCGAGCCGCTGCAACGGGTCTTTTACGGTATGCTCCAGGGTAGATACGGGTAGCTTTTCCGGTAGCTTCCATGGTTGTTCGATCCGGATAGGCAGTGCGTCCGGATTGTAATAAATATCCGGATCGAAAGAGAGGCGGCAGGCTGCATCCAATTCGTTTTCTTCGACGGCGATATCCTGTTGCAAGGTTTCCCTGTAGTAAGCGGAAGCCCTGTTATATGCTTCTTCATGGAAGAATCGGATCAAGGTATCATTCTGAGGGACAGTATTATCCGGTAATCTGAAAGGTATAACGATTTTGACACTTTTCCCGCCCGAACCGATAAAGGCGATCATCGTTTGCAAAGAAGCGGAAACCTGCCGGCGTACCTTTTCCGCTTCATTACGGTTGGTCAGATTATTTATTTTAAGCAGAATTAACCCGTTGTATTCTTTTCTCACCAACTTCTTTTCTTGCTTTCTGAAAGTAGAACAGAAGTAGACCACCGGTATCCGGTTGGCTTGTTTGACGGAAACCCCGTGTCGGGTGTGGCATAGCTCTTCGCGCAGGGCTGTCACCTGCTTTGCTTTGTACCCGTTTCTGATCAGTTCGATCAGTTTTTCCATTCCGATAGTTCGTTGTGCTTTCATGTTGGCACTGAATAATGTTGTTTTCATAGGCTTTTTTTTTATTGATTTTTTCTCAAAGGTAAGTGCCGGAGTGTCGGTTTGAAGCATGTTGGGGCCGATCATTATCAAGCATATTGCATTTATTTCATCTGTTGTAAATAAAGGGGAGAGCTGTTGTTTATGTACTTATATTTTGTATCTTTGGTCATATGTTCTTAACTGTTCGACCAGGGGTAAACATATAGTTGACCTAGGTCAAATTGAAGTTCGACCCAGGTCGAATATATGGTTGGCCCGGGTCGAAAACTTAATGAGTCACTTCTTTAGCCTTAAAAGTATATAGTACGAATGATAAAAGTTCACTAGTATGACAGCAGTTTACAAAATGGAGAAGAACCCGCCGAAAAAGGGTTCAGGGAAAAAAGTCGTATTGCATCCTCGTATAATACCTTGGGATACAGTGAGTACGGATCATTTGATCAAGGAGGCTTCTTCACGTTCCACCTATACCGGAGGGGACTTGAAGGGGGCGGTCCGGCTGATCGCCGATCTGTTGAAGGAAAAATTGAAGGAGGGATATAATGTGAATCTCGATGGGATCGGTTATTTCAGTGTCTCCCTTCAATCGCGTCCGGTTGAAGACAAGAAAGAGCTACGCAGTGAATCGGTACATTTCAAGAATGTGAATTTCCGTTGTTGTGCTCAGTTGAAGTGGGAGTTGAAGACGATGCATCTGGAGCGTTACCGGGAACCTAAAAAGACCGACTTCTCACTGGAGGAGAAGGAGAGACGATTGTTACACTATTTGGAACGTCATGCTTATATCACGACCCTGGCATATCAGGGATTGAATGGCTGCACGCAATATATGGCGCGGAAAGAACTCCGACAATTTGTGGCTGACGGTGTTCTGATAGAGGACGGGACCCGACGGATGTGCATCTATACCCGGCGACCGGAGCCGGTGGAACTACCGGATACGCTGGTGGTGGAGTCGAATATAGGAGAGGAAGAAAACCGGTGAAGCATAAAAGAAAAGGTGACGCCGTCCCGACAAGACAGCGTCACCTTTCTATAGATTGAATATCGGACTGTTTCTGTTATCCAAGAAACAGGTGAACCTTATTCTTTCGGACCTTCTCCCCATTGAGGAGCTCCCTTGTCTTGCCATACACGTTCGGCATTCAAAGTCGGACCGTTCGGACCGGCAGCGGTAGGAGTGAAGCCCTGGCGCTGGAATGCTTCTACTTTGTTTTTATACATCAAGTCTGTTTCCAGAGGAAGGTCTGTATCCAGTCGGCGAGGAATATTTGTCACCGGTACCAATGAGAAGTTTTCACGTGAAATCAGATTCGATCCGAATTTGGGTAAACCTGAACGACGGGCTGTTACGTACAGTTCATCCGGATAAAGCGTATAATTCAGCATTTGCTGGATATACACTTTTTCTAATTGTTCTGCTGCATTTCCTGTCAGTTTATAATCTTCATTCTCCATCATGGTATCGATTTCGCCGTCTTTCAGTTCAATGGAGACTTCATGCGGGTCGTAATCGTA
This is a stretch of genomic DNA from Parabacteroides chongii. It encodes these proteins:
- a CDS encoding SusD/RagB family nutrient-binding outer membrane lipoprotein, coding for MNKYSNILMGFGLGVALVCTTGCRDDFADINSSPSQVTVGDPSYLFAMAVMDFDPFDYTYWFYDAPMLTSWTQMAVPTGSFTESSALTTVTGGVNYVRVLKLAHEITYLRSNMSEEDAAKHATTAACVDVLTAYLALSSSDINGDIQFTEAGNALHGGTLTPAYDRIADLYTLWLSQLDNAITVFTTASATEQIFESEQDIVFKGDRAKWAKAANSMKLKIAARLISQDKARALTIASEVANASCGYIDSLADAMLFNKGIVNSSNNDYIYHWSNGFMDGMASNQRIVNFMLKNKDPRVRFQYRKNDWNSKIVQEFYDQGKAIPSYIEENVEYTTTGGKKTFVRWKGMGEPWVRYYGLPVEYNASNNTAVYGEWFDYSNRYKITDENGQSAKTYRPYSMYQHQMVIGRNYNFTMPTPPGGPVITKNDSRPWYGLYLGGGEVNLYLAEFKLLGANLPGTAESYFTQGVKLSVQEYDKAAELNQIAYYGTTYDYDPNEVSIELKSGEIEAMLASADYQLTGSTSEQLEKVYLQQLINFTMYPYDQFVTARRSGLPKFNSQFISRENFASIPVTNFPRRFQTGVPNETSQLYQIQRDAYAAQGYTITGAGDANTSILNSERTWQDQGAPQWGEGPKN
- a CDS encoding SusC/RagA family TonB-linked outer membrane protein: MLKNLKPVSLILIAGALGFSGSAYADLMPSKQSSGITQQNGKVTGVVEDNFGPVAGASIVVKGTTNGTITDVNGNFTLENVQNGATIQVSFIGYASQDIRYTGQPSLRVSLKEDSQALDEVVVTALGMKRETKALGYAVTELKGEELLNNAINPVSALQGKVAGVEIAGSDGGMFGATKIQIRGASTLGKNNQPIYVVDGIILDNAIRDGDADWNANNYDYGNELKNLNPDDFETVSVLKGAAATALYGSRGLNGAVVITTKSGKGKQGIGVNVSQTFGIDHMFKQPKLQNKYGRGQYTGNVSYGETDASGNYYLYDNIGQFYLNSAGNHTLTGGTGRHWGPAFDGSSIENYDYSTIAYSPVENNFKDAYNLGFNSNTNVSVSGSSEKTSFYTSLSYKYASGTLPNNSFDRTSFLAKASHKVTDKIEVEASIAFANSNPKNAQPNIGELFVDGTWGRTYDTQYFRKRYKGTHGGQANSGYGDEYGNNPGRGTWWNIYENDYRQKETSVRPTLVLNVELTDWMKFRAEGNYNYYYRRYEEKQPGTDYANKRSGYYGMGLYSKEQTNLNAAFTFNKSVGDFTFGGFIRGEYYNNIQQTMAENTNGGLVVPNQYFIANSINTPSYSGKIEGEKRMLSISFQASASWRDQLFLDVTGRNDWSSALVYSDTHGNYSYFYPSISASWLAHETFREQLPEWISFAKLRGSWAQVGNDTDAYTINSAYSLLTAQLQGGGNVYALSIPSTAYSTNLKPERKNAWEIGLDWRFLNNRIGIDMTYYKENTKDQIMSISVPGISGISSQYINAGNIENKGLEIALNTTPFKNKDWQWDLNFTYTKNNNKIVELHPNVADYITLSGEVAYGNYRVGSVAKVGESYGVLMSDSKAKIDEKTGLPILNATSYYGGDRGMHAMYYQRSGEAEKIGSMVPDFLGSVSTSLTYKNWSLRALFDMRFGGYVASYANRYGLAYGFTESSLKWRDAENGGMSYTSIWDGQQYNDGLIPVGLIEGGTSIPLPNGSSYTVADGGETYQALYDQGLVDPQHASAWHYWNNAWGTGTVNDDWVKKLNYIAVREITVSYRMPNKIAHKLGAQHLNLSVSGRNLGYLLNTMPNKINPESVRGTSASEFRIRSFNGLTANYTFTINVGF
- a CDS encoding DUF3874 domain-containing protein, translated to MKRYASFIATSNNADLLSDPTGSRRFICIELNGTIDHSLSVNHSQLYAQAAAALRTNERYWFTSDEETAIIRNNHQFQQIPIEEQLFFQYFRQPEVGEKGELLPAAEILRRIEQRSKIKTGIRNMALFGRILLKNNVTKKHTKTGNYYHVTELL
- a CDS encoding BT4734/BF3469 family protein; translation: MKTTLFSANMKAQRTIGMEKLIELIRNGYKAKQVTALREELCHTRHGVSVKQANRIPVVYFCSTFRKQEKKLVRKEYNGLILLKINNLTNRNEAEKVRRQVSASLQTMIAFIGSGGKSVKIVIPFRLPDNTVPQNDTLIRFFHEEAYNRASAYYRETLQQDIAVEENELDAACRLSFDPDIYYNPDALPIRIEQPWKLPEKLPVSTLEHTVKDPLQRLAPGHERSRIISLLFENSLQQAMETSGYRREEKDIKPFLTCLAENCFRSGIPEEEVIKWLLIHSHFRIFETEIRTTIRNVYRLSSGFGRKPCIRPEQALAMQTDEFMKRRYEFRYNLLKEDVEYREISCKNRSSMPAGLTSAVSSR
- a CDS encoding HU family DNA-binding protein, coding for MTAVYKMEKNPPKKGSGKKVVLHPRIIPWDTVSTDHLIKEASSRSTYTGGDLKGAVRLIADLLKEKLKEGYNVNLDGIGYFSVSLQSRPVEDKKELRSESVHFKNVNFRCCAQLKWELKTMHLERYREPKKTDFSLEEKERRLLHYLERHAYITTLAYQGLNGCTQYMARKELRQFVADGVLIEDGTRRMCIYTRRPEPVELPDTLVVESNIGEEENR